The region tgtccgtcagcacacacaggacacccgtgtgtgtccgtcagcacacacaggacgtccatggctgtccgtgtgtatccgtgtgtgtccgtaagcacacacaggacgtccgtagttgtccatctgtacacatatcagcacattggtccttggactcagcacgctgacccttcccgtggactgttcgggtgattttggcccacgtgggctatctgttcagtacacacaggacgtccgtgggtctccgccagcacacacaggacgttcatggctgtccatcagcacacacaggacgtctgtggttgtccgtgtgtgtccgtgtgtgtccgtcggcacacacaggacgtccaatggtgtccgtcagcacacacaggacgtccgtgtgtgtccgtcagtacacacaggacgtccgtggctgtctgtgtgtgtccgtcagtttCCGTCAccccacacaggacgtttgtggctgtccatcagtacacatatcagcacgttggtccttggactcagcatgctggcccttctcgtggactgtttgggtgattttggcccacgtgggctgtctgttcagtacacacaggacgtccgtggttgtccgccagcacacacatgacgtctgtggctgtccgtcagcacacacaggacgtctgtggctgtccatgtgtgtccgtgtgtgtccttcagcacacacaggacgtccatgggtgtccgtcagcgcacacaggacgtccgtctgtgtccgccagcacacacaggacgtccgtggctgtctgtttgtgttcgtgtgtgtccgtcagcacacacaggacgtctgtggctgtccctcagcacacacaggacgtcagtggctgtccctgtgtgttcgtggctgtccgtcagtacacacaggacgtccgtggctgtccattagtacacatatcagcaccttggtccttggactcagcacgctggcccttcctgtggactgtttgggtgattttggcccacgtgggctgtctgttcagtacacacaagacgtccgtgggtgtccgccagcacacacaggatgccatggctgttcgtggctgtccatcagcgcacacaggacgtccgtggctgtccatcagtacacatatcagcacgctggtccttggactcagcaagctgacccttcccgtggactgttcgtgtgattttggcccacgtggcctgtctgttcagtgcacacaggacgtatgtgggtgtccgtcagcacacacaggacgcccgtgtgtgtccgtcagcacacacaggacgcccgtgtgtctccttcagcacacacaggacgtccgtggctctccgtgtgtatccttgtgtgtccgtcagcacacacaggacgtccgtggctgtccatcagtacacatatcagcatgttggtccttggactcagcacgctgacccttcccgtgtactgttcgggtgattttggcccacgtgggctatctgttcagtacacacaggacgtccgtgggtgtccgccagcacacacaggacgttcgtggctgtccatcagcacacacaggacgtccgtggttgtccaagtgtgtccgtgtgtgtccgtcagcacacacaggacgtccgttggtgtccgtcagcacacacaggacgttcgtgtgtatccgtcagtacacacaggacgtccgtggccgtccgtgtgtgtcctacagcacacacaggatgtcagtggctgtccatcagtacacatatcagcacgttggtccttggactcagcacgctgacccttcccgtggactgttcggatgattttggcccatgtgggctgtccgttcagtatacacaagacgtctgtgggtgtccgcaagcacgcacaggacgtccgtggctgtccgtgtgagtccgtgtgtgtccatcagtgtccgtcagcccacacaagacgtctgtggctgtccatcagtacacatatcagcacgttggtccttggactcagcacgctggcccttcccgtggactgtttgggtgattttggcccacgtgggctgtctgttcagtacacacaggacgtccgtggctgtccgccagcacacacaggacgtctgtggctgtccgtcagcacacacaggacgtctgtggctgtccatgtgtgtccgtgtgtgtccgtcagcacacacaggacgtccatgggtgtccgtcagcacacacaggacgtccgtgtgtgtccgccagcacacacagcacatccgtggctgtctgtggctgtccgtcagcacacacaggacgtctgtggctgtccgtttgtgttcgtgtgtgtccgtcagcacacacaggacgtctgtggctgtccctgtgtgtttgtggctgtccgtcagtacacactggacgtccgtggctgtccatcagtacacatatcagcaccttggtccttggactcagcacgctggcccttcctgtggactgtgtgggtgattttggcccacgtgggctgtctgttcagtacacacaagacgtccgtgggtgtccgccagcacacacaggatgccatggctgttcgtggctgtccatcagcgcacacaggacgtccgtggctgtccatcagtacacatatcagtacgctggttcttggactcagcacgctggcccttcccgtggattgttcgggtgattttcgcccacgtgggctgtctgttaagtacacacaggacgtccgtgggtgtccgtcagcacacacaggacgtccgtgtgtgtccgtcagcatacacaggacatccgtggctgtccgtgtgtgtccgtcagcacacacaggacgtccgtggctgtccatcagtacacatatcagcacgcttgaTACGCCCCGGTTCGAGCACCGACCTGCTTGGGTCATGGACACATCCCAAGGTGGCGATCTTGTCGACCAACTAGACCTAACCGAGGTTTTCTCATCAGTTCATGTCAATTCCCTATCATCTATGCAACCTTGGATGAGCTAAGGCCAGCTGATGAGATTGAGGACGAGCTGAAACAGAGTGTGCACAAGCTAGAACCAGCTGAAGAGAGTGTGCATGAGCTGAAACCAGCTAAAGTGAGAGTAGATGAGCTgtatgagctgagtgagctaagtgacattACTTTGGAGCTGGATGAGCTAAGTGACATTACTTTGGAACTGGATGAGCTAAGTGAtactgaagatggagctggtttAGTTGCTGGGCGAAATGGACCTTTTTCAGCCCAcggaaaaattcataacaaattcaatttggGTTTGTTTTACTCCAAATTCAACCAGGCCTTTGGTGATGGTCTTTTGCCCATTTGCATCAAGAAATATCAATAAAAGGATTCAAGGTCAGATCAAGGGGCATTCAACAACATACTTATTTCTAGTCAAAAGTCTTAGTCTTTGTTTGTGTTATCTAAGTTTCTAGTTTTCCACAAAAACTCTTAGTCTTTCTTTGACCAcaagtagtataaatatgtaatcacaagcCACAAAATGAATAGATTATTTTTccctttttatgagtttctctcattgttttttgtttagaacacttcttagtttcttggtgaggttatctccaagtttcgatccttcttttgttggaccggtgcgtcacatccggcaacgatcgaagtctggtagtatctttgggctattccgcaacccttagtgtcacccctcgatccatcagttctcaatcctctcggatctgagttcatatcaaccttaccgaaagagtgatccttattttggttctatcaagtggtatcagagccactcttccggtatctcttttcattccatctttctcatctatcattttcttcataaaaaaaaaatattcttcttctatctatctttgaatccgggcccctctttaccatccataaaaaaaaaagatctattcaaaaaaaaaaaaaaaaaaagatatcaaaagatttcaattttggtttggtggtggaagagtaaGCCTGCTGGCCGAGGAGAAATCCGGCCTtcgaggtggttaaaacggatttcaaaaatcaaaaaatctcttatctatctatcttgagAAAAACCCTTTGTTTGCTTTGGATCTACCCATTGGGATtcttgatttgttctcttagaacctTGAGAAGAAACTTGAGTGATTACCataaaatctgagagaaacacttgagtgggtgagattaaacacttgagagagtgtGAGAATTTTTTATCTAACTTTTTTTGTTGAGaattttcaggttatgatgtttggtctccaaaggaaaagtaacaaggagaagcacccacgactttctgtctctcaaacctcctttaaatcttctttgaattattttgatgagtgtgttagtgtgcaggaaaaaccaaacaggtggagcaaagagcatgtcaatacatccaaaggtgaatctgatccaagaaggcgattgcttcagtttgatgtccaacaattttgtgataactttgtgaagggtgtggacaaagccctcaaggacgtcagcaagagccaaaagaagagcacatccacacgtgccccagtagctgagccatccttttcCATCAGTAAGAAAACCCAAGGTAAATCTGAAAACTGTTTTgaagaatttaaagatttttcagattcttcacctatatttgatgaaactgatgaagaaccaattgaaagtttgatgtcttgtgaagaaagttgtgatcttccttatcttgaatctgagtttataaatgataatgaacaggctaatgtagaactaactgttttgcaaccggagcatccgagtaaccttgttttgtctcaacaggtttttgaggaagagccactggatattccacatcagtgcccatgtcttgacacttgGATATCTTTGGATGAAGTCCCAGAACCTATCTTTGATGTGGAGGACGAACCtgatccagtctttgatgaagaagcaacaagcatcatatccacctttatggagagccatctttgctttgattccggcacaactactgctccttcatctcctgcccctttgcttcctgatcttcaagagcactgtgagaaATCTGAATTAGTTATTTCTCTGCCTGACATGTTTGATAAGATCAGTTGTCTTGATGTGATTCGTTTTGGTCTTgataagataaaagaaaattgtttttcaaaatctgtttttggaaacatgattaattcttttaaaatctttgaacctgataaatttCTTGATCAGCAACGTTTTCAAAATAACCTTGGCATCAGTTCTGaaattattttgagctttgatcagtCCCTGGAACAAAGCaaagtttttgatcattttgaaaagtatCTTTAGCTTGATAtgaaacaaactgatttttgtgctacaaaatcttttgattcgtttgttttcaaagaaaatagctTTGATCTGAACTCTTCTAGGCATAGACTGATCACTGATGATTTGTTTGCATCTTCTCTGGATTTGGAcgatttcttaattaaaaagatGCAGGAACAGAATTCACTTGAAACTGAAACTGGTTTTTGTGAACTTGATTTTTGTGAttctgttttgcagcctgatctcttgagttttgaaaatgaaaaaaacttgGAATTTTCTGAGATCATCTTGTGAGAATTTTGTTGATTTGAATGTTGATGATATATTGGtctacaacacattctttgaaAAATGTCTTGAGTCTTTGATAGTTGTTTCTCAAtctgaacttaagcttgtgCGTTCAGATATTGATAATGATATGCACGTTTTGGAAATGATTAAtgttgttgcatatcttgataaGATTCTTGTCTGTAATGTCTACTTTGATTTGCATCTTGACAGGCTGAAAAGTGTGCTACTTGTTCTTGGAaatgatatcttaatttttgatttgaacaagtatctctcttgcacatttgatcctggtcttttagtgtttgttttgagtatccaggaaagacaaGTTCAGCCTCTTAATGAAAGCATTGGCTGTGCCCAACaacctcagatttggagaagctttgttgttcaaaccggctaccttggtgccagcgacagaggttcagtccaagaaggatatctcaacagtccgaaggtcttttgtcttgaatccaattttacaagaaagccaactcatcaaggattcactgaggtTCTTGAGTCCATCTATCCGGATGAAAAGCATGAAAAtcttcacggatgaagaagttatgaattttccaaaccggaggttcttcagtccatctatccgcgagtaccagatttctaaaggagattcatgctccagaaagaatcggcctgagccaaaacagatcctccatgaaccaaaggtgtttcctcagtcattctcctgtctaaaacaaaagcactgtaaggatcatgagttgattgtctctactcttcatgaaaatgttttgaaaccgagaatttcaaaaagaaaacatattcttacttggttgaaaaacgttttgctcaaaccttttcatgaattgatttcattgagctgtgctttgaaagagatttggtgtaggaaaaagcatgaactaaaattgcttaggccaaagaattcttttgatttcgttcatgatgataatttttcaaatttggcattgtctctttctttccataaCAGTTTCACACCTTGGCCTAATTTTCAAATTGATAAACCAATTTTTGGCGATCAGTTTACTTGTTTGATGCTTGCCCACAtgcttgatgattatcctaagaGCTTGGATCTTGTTTTTGATATCTTAAGGaaagagaaaccctttgattatttctttcagagatttgatgtggtttctctagttgttttGAAAGTGCAGGATATAAAGGATCAGTTTCAGATGGAAGCAAGTAGAAAAGGTCGACACAATACTTGTGATCTTGGAACATGGAACTGGAAATACTTGAGGGAAACAagttcaaaactccaaggaagtttctctCCAAATTTATCCTTCATTGAAATTTACTTGTTCTTTTTGTCTGagtcattttcttttgtttcaggtaaaatggatttgaggtcaaatccttttgaagaggaaGGGAATGATACGCCCCGGTTCGAGCACCGACCTGCTTGGGTCATGGACACATCCCAAGGTGGCGATCTTGTCGACCAACTAGACCTAACCGAGGTTTTCTCATCAGTTCATGTCAATTCCCTTATCATTTATGCAACCTTGGATGAGCTAAGGCCAGCTGATGAGACTGAGGACGAGCTGAAACAGAGTGTGCACAAGCTAGAACCAGCTGAAGAGAGTGTGCATG is a window of Brassica rapa cultivar Chiifu-401-42 unplaced genomic scaffold, CAAS_Brap_v3.01 Scaffold0712, whole genome shotgun sequence DNA encoding:
- the LOC117130831 gene encoding uncharacterized protein LOC117130831, with amino-acid sequence MKALAVPNNLRFGEALLFKPATLVPATEVQSKKDISTVRRSFVLNPILQESQLIKDSLRFLSPSIRMKSMKIFTDEEVMNFPNRRFFSPSIREYQISKGDSCSRKNRPEPKQILHEPKVFPQSFSCLKQKHCKDHELIVSTLHENVLKPRISKRKHILTWLKNVLLKPFHELISLSCALKEIWCRKKHELKLLRPKNSFDFVHDDNFSNLALSLSFHNSFTPWPNFQIDKPIFGDQFTCLMLAHMLDDYPKSLDLVFDILRKEKPFDYFFQRFDVVSLVVLKVQDIKDQFQMEASRKGRHNTCDLGTWNWKYLRETSSKLQGSFSPNLSFIEIYLFFLSESFSFVSGKMDLRSNPFEEEGNDEAIQVEVPIVRRGPTTRSGTRALREGFSKAVQQVLEQDGQTDQDQLLIEKKVQLKIQDQAGPKEVQDAADPIQFRLNQAGLLISTSKLGPDSVSISFTPTLPGSEI